The following proteins are encoded in a genomic region of Rhodoferax aquaticus:
- a CDS encoding YheT family hydrolase — protein sequence MKYVAPCWLPGGNLQTIWPALFSSRFVGDRPLYVRQRWHTPDRDFIDVDWLSLSNTEPRPSVLLVLFHGLEGSSRSHYAEAFASVARAHRMDFAVPHFRGCSGELNQGPRAYHSGDHQEIAWILEELQKRHQGPILAVGVSLGGNALLRWAQEQGNQAAHTVSACVAISAPLDLAASGQAIARGFNRVYTNMFLRTMKPKALLKLNQHPGLFDRSKLMGTKTLYEFDNVFTAPLHGFKDTEDYWLRASAKPRMQDIQVPTLVINAKNDPFVPAACLPTQKNVGRHVTLWQPSDGGHVGFPRGRPPAHVMEIPELVIRWCKDHLPVVESAYG from the coding sequence ATGAAGTATGTCGCCCCCTGCTGGCTGCCAGGCGGCAACTTACAAACCATTTGGCCTGCATTGTTTTCAAGCCGATTTGTGGGGGATCGACCCCTTTACGTGCGGCAGCGGTGGCACACCCCTGACCGGGACTTTATTGATGTTGACTGGCTATCTCTATCGAATACTGAGCCGCGCCCTTCGGTTCTACTCGTCCTATTTCATGGCCTAGAAGGCTCATCCCGAAGCCATTACGCGGAGGCGTTTGCCAGTGTTGCCAGAGCACATCGAATGGATTTCGCTGTCCCTCACTTTCGTGGTTGCAGCGGTGAGTTGAATCAAGGGCCAAGGGCCTATCATTCCGGGGATCACCAGGAGATCGCTTGGATCTTGGAAGAGCTACAAAAAAGACACCAAGGCCCCATCTTGGCAGTGGGTGTGTCCTTGGGCGGCAATGCCCTTTTGCGCTGGGCCCAAGAGCAAGGCAACCAAGCAGCCCATACCGTCAGCGCTTGTGTTGCCATCAGTGCTCCGTTGGACTTGGCCGCAAGTGGGCAGGCAATCGCACGAGGCTTCAATCGGGTGTACACGAACATGTTCCTACGCACGATGAAGCCGAAAGCGCTGCTAAAGCTGAACCAACACCCTGGGCTTTTTGATCGTTCAAAGCTCATGGGCACAAAGACGCTTTACGAATTTGACAATGTCTTCACGGCACCTTTGCATGGATTCAAGGACACCGAGGACTATTGGTTGCGCGCGTCAGCCAAGCCGAGAATGCAGGACATTCAAGTCCCCACTTTGGTCATCAACGCGAAAAATGACCCGTTTGTGCCTGCGGCTTGCCTACCTACTCAGAAAAACGTTGGCCGACATGTAACACTGTGGCAGCCTAGTGATGGTGGGCACGTTGGTTTTCCTCGGGGACGTCCGCCGGCACACGTGATGGAGATACCCGAACTGGTGATTCGTTGGTGCAAGGATCACCTCCCGGTTGTGGAGTCCGCCTATGGATGA
- a CDS encoding c-type cytochrome codes for MSDNSHTNAHDEAHTGPIKTPKQLLLASLFSFIVPIFVIIGLVYYVVSDNKPAAGSVNPERAIAERIQKVGMVEIRDANREMRSGEQAFKAQCSACHTTGAAGSPKFGDASAWGPRIKTGFESLLNSALKGKGAMGAQGGGDLDDFEVARAVVYMANAGGAKFDEPKKAAEAAK; via the coding sequence ATGAGCGATAACAGCCACACTAATGCGCACGACGAGGCCCACACCGGCCCCATAAAGACACCTAAGCAGCTTTTGTTGGCTTCTTTGTTTTCGTTCATAGTCCCGATATTTGTCATTATTGGACTGGTCTACTACGTGGTTTCGGACAATAAGCCCGCAGCTGGGTCTGTCAATCCTGAGCGCGCCATTGCCGAGCGCATTCAGAAAGTGGGCATGGTCGAGATTCGCGATGCCAACCGCGAAATGCGCAGTGGTGAACAAGCATTCAAAGCCCAATGTTCCGCCTGTCATACCACTGGGGCTGCTGGTTCTCCCAAGTTCGGAGACGCTTCCGCTTGGGGGCCTCGCATTAAGACTGGTTTTGAATCGCTACTCAATTCTGCGCTAAAGGGCAAAGGTGCCATGGGTGCCCAAGGTGGCGGCGACTTGGATGACTTTGAAGTCGCTCGGGCGGTGGTCTATATGGCAAACGCTGGTGGGGCCAAGTTTGACGAGCCCAAGAAAGCGGCCGAGGCGGCGAAGTAA
- the atpD gene encoding F0F1 ATP synthase subunit beta: protein MAQVQGKIVQCIGAVVDVEFPRDKMPKIYDALKMEGSSLTLEVQQQLGDGIVRTIALGSSDGLRRGMMVQNTARPITVPVGKATLGRIMDVLGSPIDERGPVSNEMQASIHRLAPAYDELNPSQELLETGIKVIDLVCPFAKGGKVGLFGGAGVGKTVNMMELINNIAKAHSGLSVFAGVGERTREGNDFYHEMADSGVVNLEKLEDSKVAMVYGQMNEPPGNRLRVALTGLTIAESFRDEGKDVLFFVDNIYRFTLAGTEVSALLGRMPSAVGYQPTLAEEMGRLQERITSTKVGSITSIQAVYVPADDLTDPSPATTFAHLDSTVVLSRDIASLGIYPAVDPLDSTSRQLDPLVVGEDHYNTARAVQGTLQRYKELRDIIAILGMDELAPEDKLAVARARKIQRFLSQPFHVAEVFTGSPGKYVSLAETIRGFKMIVAGECDHLPEQAFYMVGTIDEAFEKAKKL from the coding sequence ATGGCTCAAGTACAAGGCAAGATTGTTCAGTGTATTGGTGCGGTCGTCGATGTGGAGTTTCCACGCGACAAGATGCCAAAAATTTATGACGCGCTCAAGATGGAAGGTTCCAGCTTGACTTTAGAGGTGCAGCAGCAATTGGGTGACGGCATTGTCCGCACGATCGCGTTGGGTTCCTCTGACGGTTTACGCCGCGGCATGATGGTGCAAAACACTGCGCGCCCTATCACAGTGCCAGTTGGAAAGGCGACGCTGGGTCGCATCATGGACGTGTTGGGCTCTCCCATCGATGAGCGTGGCCCAGTCAGCAACGAAATGCAAGCATCCATTCACCGTTTGGCACCCGCTTACGACGAACTGAATCCTTCCCAAGAGTTGTTGGAAACTGGTATCAAAGTGATTGACTTGGTTTGCCCGTTTGCAAAGGGCGGCAAGGTTGGTCTGTTCGGTGGTGCCGGTGTGGGCAAGACCGTGAACATGATGGAGTTGATCAACAACATCGCTAAAGCTCACAGCGGTTTGTCCGTTTTTGCTGGTGTTGGAGAGCGGACCCGTGAAGGTAATGACTTCTATCATGAGATGGCCGACTCTGGTGTTGTGAATCTTGAAAAGTTGGAAGACTCCAAGGTTGCCATGGTCTATGGTCAGATGAATGAACCCCCAGGCAACCGTTTGCGCGTTGCTTTGACGGGTCTGACTATTGCTGAGTCTTTCCGTGATGAAGGCAAAGATGTGCTGTTCTTCGTGGACAACATCTACCGCTTTACATTAGCTGGTACCGAAGTTTCTGCTTTGTTGGGCCGTATGCCTTCCGCAGTGGGCTACCAGCCAACTCTGGCTGAAGAAATGGGCCGTTTGCAAGAGCGTATTACTTCAACTAAGGTGGGCTCAATTACTTCCATCCAAGCGGTTTACGTTCCCGCGGATGACTTGACCGATCCATCCCCAGCAACGACGTTCGCTCACTTGGACTCAACTGTCGTGTTGTCACGTGACATTGCATCCTTGGGTATCTACCCTGCGGTGGATCCTTTGGATTCCACAAGCCGTCAGTTGGATCCTTTGGTCGTGGGAGAAGACCACTACAACACTGCCCGCGCAGTACAGGGTACCTTGCAACGCTACAAGGAGTTGCGCGACATTATCGCCATCTTGGGTATGGACGAGTTGGCACCCGAAGACAAACTGGCCGTAGCACGTGCCCGTAAGATTCAACGCTTCTTGTCCCAGCCATTCCACGTGGCCGAGGTGTTCACGGGTTCTCCAGGTAAGTACGTCAGTTTGGCTGAAACCATCCGTGGATTCAAAATGATTGTGGCTGGTGAGTGCGACCATTTGCCAGAGCAGGCGTTCTACATGGTTGGTACCATCGACGAAGCGTTTGAAAAAGCAAAGAAGCTCTAA
- a CDS encoding F0F1 ATP synthase subunit epsilon, with protein sequence MNTIHVDVVSAEESIFSGEARFVALPGEAGELGIYPRHTPLITRIKAGSVRIEKADGSEEFVFVAGGLLEVQPNCVTVLSDTAIRGKDLDEEKANAAKMAAEEALKNAKGELDIARAQSELAVMAAQIAALRKFRAKK encoded by the coding sequence ATGAACACCATCCACGTTGATGTGGTCAGTGCGGAGGAGTCGATCTTTTCAGGTGAAGCCAGATTCGTGGCCTTGCCTGGAGAGGCCGGAGAACTTGGCATTTACCCTCGCCACACACCATTGATTACACGCATTAAGGCGGGATCAGTGCGGATCGAGAAGGCCGACGGCAGCGAAGAGTTTGTCTTTGTGGCTGGTGGTTTGTTGGAAGTTCAGCCAAACTGCGTCACAGTGCTGTCCGATACAGCCATTCGCGGCAAGGACTTGGACGAAGAAAAGGCCAACGCGGCCAAGATGGCTGCAGAAGAAGCCCTCAAGAACGCCAAAGGTGAGCTCGATATAGCGCGTGCTCAGTCTGAGCTCGCCGTCATGGCTGCTCAGATAGCCGCATTGCGTAAATTTCGAGCAAAGAAGTAA
- a CDS encoding F0F1 ATP synthase subunit delta: MAELATIARPYADALFKATAADLQGAVAWVETLKAVALNAQLQEFAARPNVNAEQVFDVIANIAKDSLPPMAKNFLLTVIQNGRLAVLPEIADQFRGLVNAHSGASDATVFSAFAIDAAELNNLTTTLEKRFGRKLNVTVELQPELIGGVRVVVGDEVLDSSVKARLQQMKVALTA, translated from the coding sequence ATGGCTGAACTTGCCACCATCGCCCGGCCCTATGCAGACGCTTTGTTCAAAGCAACTGCTGCGGATCTACAGGGTGCTGTGGCTTGGGTGGAAACTCTGAAGGCAGTCGCGCTCAATGCGCAACTGCAAGAGTTTGCAGCCAGGCCCAATGTCAATGCCGAACAGGTGTTTGACGTAATCGCCAACATTGCAAAAGACTCTTTGCCTCCCATGGCAAAGAATTTTTTGCTAACGGTAATTCAGAATGGGCGTCTGGCGGTTTTGCCGGAAATTGCCGATCAGTTTCGCGGTTTGGTGAATGCCCACAGTGGCGCATCCGATGCTACTGTCTTCAGTGCGTTCGCCATTGATGCCGCGGAGTTGAACAACTTGACCACTACGCTTGAGAAGCGTTTTGGCCGTAAGCTCAATGTGACCGTCGAACTCCAGCCAGAGCTGATTGGTGGTGTTCGTGTGGTGGTGGGTGACGAAGTCTTAGACTCCTCCGTCAAAGCCCGTTTGCAACAAATGAAAGTGGCTTTGACAGCGTAG
- the atpA gene encoding F0F1 ATP synthase subunit alpha, which yields MQLNPAEISELIKSRIEGLSGSSNIRNEGTVVSVTDGICRVHGLSDVMQGEMLEFPADADGQPSYGLALNLERDSVGAVILGAYEHISEGDTVKCTGRILEVPVGPELKGRVVNALGQPIDGKGPINAKMTDVIEKVAPGVIARQSVSQPMQTGLKSIDSMVPVGRGQRELIIGDRQTGKTAVAIDAIINQKGQNMTCVYVAIGQKASSVKNVVRALEQAGAMEYTIVVAATASESAAMQYVSAYSGCTMGEYFRDRGEDALIVYDDLSKQAVAYRQVSLLLRRPPGREAYPGDVFYLHSRLLERAARVNPDYVEAFTKGEVKGKSGSLTALPIIETQAGDVSAFVPTNVISITDGQIFLETSLFNAGIRPAINAGISVSRVGGAAQTKLIKNLSGGIRTDLAQYRELAAFAQFASDLDESTRKQLDRGARVTELLKQAQYSPLPVSLMGATLFAVNKGFMDDIEVKRVLAFEHGLHAYLKDKHAALLAKLEANKAMDKDAEAELTAAATAFKKSFA from the coding sequence ATGCAACTCAATCCCGCAGAGATTTCTGAACTAATCAAGAGCCGTATTGAGGGACTGTCTGGCAGTTCCAATATTCGGAATGAAGGTACTGTCGTATCTGTAACAGACGGAATTTGCCGCGTACACGGTTTGTCCGATGTAATGCAGGGCGAAATGCTTGAGTTTCCCGCTGACGCTGACGGACAGCCTAGCTACGGCTTGGCTTTGAATTTGGAGCGCGACTCCGTAGGTGCCGTTATTTTGGGCGCTTACGAGCACATTTCTGAAGGCGACACCGTCAAGTGCACGGGCCGTATTTTGGAAGTTCCAGTTGGACCCGAGCTCAAAGGTCGCGTAGTAAACGCCTTGGGTCAACCCATCGACGGAAAAGGCCCGATCAACGCCAAGATGACTGATGTCATCGAGAAGGTGGCTCCTGGCGTTATCGCCCGCCAGTCCGTTAGCCAGCCCATGCAAACAGGTTTGAAGTCTATCGACTCCATGGTGCCTGTAGGCCGTGGCCAACGTGAATTGATCATTGGCGACCGTCAAACCGGCAAGACTGCCGTAGCGATTGACGCCATCATCAACCAAAAGGGTCAGAACATGACCTGCGTCTACGTGGCGATTGGTCAAAAAGCGTCATCCGTAAAGAACGTCGTTCGCGCTTTGGAGCAAGCTGGCGCGATGGAATACACCATCGTTGTGGCTGCTACCGCATCCGAATCTGCAGCGATGCAGTACGTGTCCGCCTACTCTGGTTGCACGATGGGCGAGTACTTCCGTGACCGTGGTGAAGACGCGTTGATCGTGTACGACGATTTGTCTAAACAAGCGGTGGCGTATCGTCAAGTTTCGTTGCTGTTGCGTCGCCCACCAGGTCGTGAAGCATATCCAGGCGACGTTTTCTATTTGCATAGCCGTTTGTTGGAACGTGCTGCTCGCGTGAACCCCGACTATGTTGAAGCATTCACCAAAGGTGAAGTAAAAGGCAAGTCTGGTTCCTTGACCGCACTGCCAATTATTGAAACGCAAGCTGGTGACGTATCCGCATTCGTTCCAACCAACGTGATCTCGATCACAGACGGCCAGATCTTCTTGGAAACGTCACTATTCAACGCAGGTATCCGCCCCGCTATTAATGCTGGTATCTCCGTTTCCCGCGTTGGTGGCGCTGCTCAAACCAAGTTGATTAAGAACTTGTCCGGTGGTATCCGTACTGACTTGGCGCAGTACCGTGAGTTAGCTGCTTTTGCTCAATTCGCGTCTGATTTGGACGAGTCCACACGCAAGCAGCTCGATCGTGGTGCGCGTGTTACTGAGTTGCTGAAGCAGGCGCAATACAGCCCGCTACCAGTCAGCTTGATGGGCGCGACGCTGTTCGCGGTCAATAAAGGCTTTATGGACGACATCGAAGTCAAACGCGTATTGGCGTTCGAACATGGTTTGCACGCTTACCTCAAAGACAAGCACGCAGCTTTGTTGGCCAAGTTAGAAGCGAACAAAGCGATGGACAAGGACGCCGAAGCTGAGTTGACTGCTGCAGCCACCGCGTTCAAAAAGTCTTTTGCCTGA
- the atpG gene encoding F0F1 ATP synthase subunit gamma — protein MAAGKEIRGKIKSVENTKKITKAMEMVAASKMRKAQDRMRAARPYSEKIRNIAANLGQANPEYVHPFMVTNDAKSAGMIVVTTDKGLCGGMNTNVLRGVTNKLRDLQAEGVSTQAIAIGNKGFGFLNRIGAKVVSHATQLGDTPHLEKLIGPVKVLLDAYTRGEVNSVYLCYTRFINTMKQEPVVQQLLPLSASAMQADAKADEAATGAKHSWDYIYEPDPQAVIDQLLVRYVEALVYQAVAENMASEQSARMVAMKSATDNAGSVIAELKLVYNKTRQAAITKELSEIVAGAAAV, from the coding sequence ATGGCAGCAGGTAAGGAAATACGCGGCAAGATCAAATCGGTGGAAAACACCAAGAAGATCACAAAAGCCATGGAGATGGTTGCCGCGAGCAAAATGCGCAAGGCGCAGGACCGCATGCGTGCGGCCCGGCCTTACAGCGAGAAGATTCGCAATATTGCAGCCAACTTGGGTCAAGCCAACCCTGAGTATGTCCACCCTTTCATGGTCACTAATGACGCTAAGTCAGCAGGCATGATTGTGGTGACTACGGATAAGGGCCTATGCGGCGGGATGAACACCAATGTTTTGCGAGGCGTAACTAACAAGCTGCGCGATTTGCAGGCTGAAGGTGTCTCCACACAAGCTATCGCTATCGGAAATAAAGGCTTCGGCTTTTTGAATCGTATTGGTGCAAAAGTGGTGTCTCACGCAACTCAGTTGGGTGATACGCCACATCTCGAGAAGCTGATTGGTCCAGTTAAGGTGTTGCTCGACGCCTATACACGAGGCGAAGTCAACTCTGTGTATCTTTGCTATACGCGATTCATCAATACGATGAAGCAGGAACCCGTGGTGCAGCAGTTGCTACCGTTGTCTGCAAGTGCTATGCAAGCCGACGCCAAAGCAGATGAAGCAGCAACTGGTGCTAAGCATAGCTGGGACTACATCTATGAACCAGACCCGCAGGCGGTCATTGACCAATTGCTAGTCCGTTACGTAGAAGCATTGGTCTACCAAGCCGTAGCGGAAAATATGGCGTCAGAGCAGTCAGCCCGCATGGTTGCTATGAAGTCTGCCACCGACAACGCAGGCAGCGTCATAGCAGAACTCAAGTTGGTCTACAACAAAACGCGTCAAGCGGCGATTACGAAAGAGCTTTCGGAAATCGTGGCGGGTGCGGCGGCCGTTTAA
- a CDS encoding DUF2946 family protein has translation MDDLVMQAMQKWPNVPDCYEWLGLDTRGNWYMRDDQAQHKGDFDSGVIGAKGSLITHAKLISFIERNYSCDPIGQWYFQNGPQRVYVSLAATPWIIRIDSNHSVSTHTGRPAQLRSFLLDENGMAYANTDLGLGLVHTQDMFNLSQWLEQDSWSPLEIHSSELPKLYKFIKKPSPNPSPNT, from the coding sequence ATGGATGATCTGGTGATGCAAGCAATGCAGAAGTGGCCAAACGTGCCGGACTGCTATGAATGGTTGGGTTTGGACACCCGAGGCAACTGGTACATGCGCGATGACCAAGCGCAACACAAAGGTGACTTTGATTCAGGGGTAATTGGTGCCAAAGGCTCCCTCATTACGCACGCCAAGCTGATCTCCTTTATCGAGCGGAACTACAGCTGTGACCCCATCGGACAATGGTACTTTCAAAACGGACCCCAGCGCGTCTATGTGTCCCTAGCAGCTACGCCATGGATAATTCGGATCGACTCCAATCACAGCGTCAGTACCCATACAGGCAGACCAGCCCAACTCCGATCGTTTCTTCTAGATGAAAATGGAATGGCTTACGCCAACACCGACTTAGGGCTTGGCTTGGTGCACACCCAAGACATGTTCAATCTAAGTCAGTGGCTCGAACAAGACTCTTGGTCTCCATTGGAGATACATTCCAGCGAGCTTCCCAAGCTGTATAAATTCATTAAGAAGCCAAGTCCCAACCCGAGCCCAAACACGTAA
- a CDS encoding YybH family protein — protein sequence MKKAAHQHAVLGGSPDEIEAAFYEALQSADIERMMACWANEDEIACIHPGGPRVIGAGAIRAAFEAVFAHSGAVSARPESIRRVDSLTSAVHHVLERVEVLTPDGLVHAFVLATNVYQKTPEGWRMVVHHASPGSQDEHHEIDPTPQVLH from the coding sequence ATGAAAAAAGCCGCACACCAACACGCTGTATTGGGAGGTAGTCCAGACGAGATAGAGGCTGCGTTCTATGAAGCTTTGCAGTCAGCGGATATCGAGAGAATGATGGCGTGCTGGGCAAATGAAGATGAGATTGCCTGCATCCATCCCGGAGGGCCTAGGGTCATCGGAGCTGGCGCCATTCGTGCAGCATTCGAAGCCGTCTTCGCGCATTCGGGTGCTGTGTCGGCGCGTCCTGAATCTATCCGCAGAGTTGATTCGCTGACCAGCGCTGTTCACCACGTACTCGAACGGGTTGAAGTGCTAACGCCTGATGGGCTGGTTCATGCTTTCGTCTTGGCCACCAACGTTTATCAAAAAACCCCTGAGGGTTGGCGTATGGTCGTTCACCACGCCAGTCCCGGCTCGCAAGATGAGCATCATGAAATTGACCCCACTCCCCAGGTACTACACTGA